One region of Brassica napus cultivar Da-Ae chromosome A10, Da-Ae, whole genome shotgun sequence genomic DNA includes:
- the LOC106454861 gene encoding uncharacterized protein LOC106454861, producing the protein MSNTLKFVNLHFCTTLLKISYQYKLSEVLPLPTVAPEERVDWLANVWNLKASQKIKIFIWNSLHGALPVGEQFAIRQIPLPNQCPRCRDEESITHALFTCSYATRVWNLAPLAGLFHANLVDSTLSGLDRSRRIPSLPPVGLDAGTLSAWIVWSIWLSRNQLLFQHRSFTLEETITKAVTDAREWTLAQNHTNTASPPTRMINLEPNPNRPNHLSIYTDAAWNPSTDGAGFGWMIDDPITPSQHSATETFVSSPLMAEALALRQAIIFAFNRGIGSTVIHSDSQSLIKMIRSNSFVLEIYGILHDIFSLSNAFSLIEFMFTPRAANDRADSIAKHALYALNQF; encoded by the exons atgt cAAACACTTTAAA ATTTGttaatttacatttttgtaCCACACTGTTGAAAATAAGCTATCAATATAAGCTATCAGAGGTATTACCACTGCCCACAGTGGCCCCAGAAGAGCGGGTTGACTGGCTGGCTAACGTTTGGAACCTTAAAGCCTCACAAAAGATAAAGATCTTCATCTGGAACTCCCTACATGGTGCCCTGCCAGTAGGAGAACAATTTGCAATTAGACAAATTCCACTCCCCAACCAATGCCCACGATGCAGAGATGAAGAATCAATAACTCATGCACTGTTTACCTGCTCATACGCTACAAGGGTGTGGAACCTAGCTCCTTTAGCAGGGCTTTTTCATGCTAATCTGGTGGACAGCACACTCTCAGGACTCGATAGATCAAGGAGGATCCCATCTCTGCCTCCAGTGGGTCTAGATGCAGGAACGCTCTCAGCCTGGATTGTATGGTCCATCTGGCTCTCTAGAAATCAACTCCTCTTCCAACACAGAAGCTTTACTCTAGAAGAAACCATAACCAAAGCTGTGACAGACGCCAGGGAGTGGACACTCGCCCAGAACCATACCAACACCGCTTCGCCTCCAACACGGATGATCAATCTTGAACCAAATCCAAATCGGCCGAACCATCTCTCGATCTACACGGACGCAGCCTGGAATCCCTCGACGGACGGTGCAGGATTTGGTTGGATGATTGATGATCCGATCACACCATCCCAACATTCAGCGACCGAGACATTTGTCTCATCGCCCCTAATGGCGGAAGCTTTGGCTCTTCGACAAGCCATAATCTTCGCCTTCAACCGTGGAATTGGATCCACCGTGATACACTCAGACTCTCAATCTTTAATCAAGATGATCAGGAGCAACTCTTTTGTTTTGGAGATCTACGGAATCCTCCACGATATCTTCTCGCTCTCTAATGCTTTCAGTTTGATTGAGTTTATGTTTACCCCTAGAGCTGCCAATGATAGGGCAGACTCTATAGCCAAACATGCATTGTATGCACTGAACCAATtctaa